The following coding sequences lie in one Arachis ipaensis cultivar K30076 chromosome B05, Araip1.1, whole genome shotgun sequence genomic window:
- the LOC107643222 gene encoding type IV inositol polyphosphate 5-phosphatase 7-like, translating into MRLDHSNNTKLSWSKRMVRKFFNIKTKTEDSHQPNAVSYGYGVGDVEYRSRSSFSEREPCSNKKSKTDKGGGGGGGGGGRRGRMNLEHPRIIDVHNYSIFVATWNVAGRSPTSNLSIDDWLHASPAADIYVLGFQEIVPLNAGNILGAEDNGPAKKWLALIGKTLNNLPGANGGNVYYAPSPIPQPVVELDADFEGSARQKNSCYFHRLSFQTSSSTSWRMDNDPSTAQPRLDRRFSVCDRVIFGHRPSDFDPSFRWGYRPSDYSRTSDYSRPSDYSRWGSSDDDNGLGDSPNTAFSPAASNEDGYGMAGRSRYCVVASKQMVGIFLTIWVRSELKDHVGNMKVSCVGRGLMGYLGNKGSISISMSLHETSFCFICSHLTSGQKEGDELRRNSDVMEILKKTRFPRVHGSDNDKSPETILQHDRIIWLGDLNYRIALSYRSAKALVEMQNWRALLENDQLRIEQKKGRAFVGWNEGKIYFPPTYKYSTNSDRYAGDDMHPKEKRRTPAWCDRILWHGGGLHQLSYVRGESRFSDHRPVYGIFWAEVESSHGRMKKSMSCSSRSRIEVEELLPYSHGYTELTFF; encoded by the exons ATGAGACTTGATCATTCAAACAACACCAAG CTGTCATGGTCCAAGAGAATGGTCAGAAAGTTCTTCAACATCAAAACCAAAACGGAGGACTCTCACCAACCAAATGCTGTTTCTTATGGTTATGGAG TTGGTGACGTGGAATACAGAAGCAGAAGCAGCTTCTCCGAGAGAGAGCCATGCTCAAACAAGAAGAGCAAAACAG acaagggaggaggaggaggaggaggaggaggaggaagaagaggaagaatgaATCTTGAGCATCCTCGAATCATAGATGTCCACAACTATAGCATTTTTGTTGCAACATGGAATGTGGCTGGAAGATCCCCAACAAGTAATTTGAGCATAGATGATTGGCTTCATGCATCACCAGCTGCAGATATATATGTTCTTGG ATTTCAAGAGATAGTTCCCCTGAATGCTGGTAATATCTTAGGGGCTGAGGACAATGGTCCTGCAAAAAAGTGGCTTGCTCTGATTGGGAAGACTTTGAACAATCTTCCTGGTGCTAATGGAGGCAATGTGTACTATGCACCATCTCCTATTCCTCAGCCAGTTGTAGAATTAGATGCAGATTTCGAGGGATCGGCTCGACAGAAGAACTCTTGTTACTTTCATCGCCTCTCTTTCCAGACATCTTCTTCAACCAGCTGGAGAATGGACAATGATCCTTCAACTGCGCAGCCGCGGCTGGATAGAAGATTCAGTGTGTGTGATCGTGTGATATTCGGTCACAGACCAAGTGACTTTGATCCCAGTTTTAGATGGGGTTATAGGCCAAGTGACTATTCCAGAACAAGTGACTATTCCAGACCAAGTGACTACTCAAGATGGGGTTCCTCTGATGATGATAATGGCCTTGGAGATTCACCCAATACAGCGTTTTCGCCAGCTGCCTCTAATGAAGATGGATATGGAATGGCAGGGAGGTCAAGGTATTGTGTTGTTGCAAGCAAGCAAATGGTAGGAATATTTCTTACCATATGGGTTAGAAGTGAATTAAAAGATCATGTTGGGAACATGAAAGTGTCTTGTGTTGGCAGAGGACTCATGGGTTATCTTGGAAATAAG GGATCCATATCAATTAGCATGTCTCTCCATGAAACAAGCTTTTGCTTCATTTGTAGCCACTTGACCTCTGGACAGAAAGAAGGAGATGAACTTAGAAGGAACTCTGATGTGATGGAGATTCTTAAGAAGACAAGGTTTCCACGTGTTCATGGTTCTGACAATGACAAGTCTCCGGAGACAATCCTCCAGCATGA TCGAATTATATGGCTTGGAGATTTGAATTACCGGATAGCTCTATCCTACCGTTCAGCAAAGGCACTTGTTGAGATGCAAAATTGGAGAGCATTATTGGAGAATGATCAG CTGAGAATAGAGCAGAAAAAGGGTCGTGCATTTGTTGGTTGGAATGAAGGCAAGATTTATTTCCCTCCAACATACAAATATTCAACCAATTCTGATAGATATGCAGGAGATGATATGCACCCTAAGGAGAAAAGGCGAACACCGGCCTG GTGTGACCGTATTTTGTGGCACGGCGGAGGACTCCATCAATTGTCTTATGTGCGTGGAGAATCAAGATTCTCAGACCATAGGCCTGTTTATGGCATATTTTGGGCTGAAGTTGAGTCAAGTCATGGAAGAATGAAGAAAAGTATGAGTTGTTCTTCTCGTTCCAGAATTGAAGTGGAGGAACTTTTGCCATATTCCCATGGATATACAGAATTAACCTTTTTCTGA
- the LOC107643224 gene encoding putative 12-oxophytodienoate reductase 11, whose protein sequence is MDSVIPLLTPYKMGKFNLSHRVVLAPLTRQRSYNNVPQPHAVLYYSQRTTNGGLLIAEATCISPTARGYADTPGLWSEEHVHAWKPIVDAVHAKGGIFFCQIWHAGRVSNTCYQPNGEAPVSSTDKQLSPQPRGSGTEVDTFAKPRPLSIQEIPQVINDFRLAARNAIRAGFDGVEIHGAHGYLLEQFMKDKVNDRTDEYGGSLENRCRFPLEVVEAVVNEVGAERVGIRLSPYAEYVDCGDSNPEALGLYMVNALNKYGILYCHMVEPRMITAGEKGECPHSLVPMRKAFNGTFIVAGGYDREDGIKAIAEDRADLVAYGRWFLSNPDLPERFALNAPLNEYNRQTFYTSDPVIGYTDYPFLDDRCCCFPYVWRMSGEQVTESGWVRPVRDWSNLNLSNLIESIDFNIFGPWPKIIRSIHVLASPFEN, encoded by the exons ATGGATAGCGTTATTCCTCTCCTTACTCCATACAAGATGGGGAAGTTCAATTTATCACACAGGGTTGTGTTGGCGCCACTAACAAGGCAGAGGTCCTACAACAATGTTCCACAGCCCCATGCAGTTTTGTACTACTCCCAGAGAACCACCAATGGCGGCCTTCTCATTGCGGAAGCCACTTGTATATCCCCCACTGCTCGCGGCTATGCTGATACTCCCGGGTTGTGGAGCGAGGAGCATGTTCATGCATGGAAGCCCATCGTGGACGCTGTTCATGCCAAGGGCGGCATCTTCTTCTGTCAGATTTGGCATGCTGGAAGAGTCTCCAACACAT GTTATCAGCCAAACGGTGAAGCCCCTGTATCTTCTACGGACAAGCAGCTCTCACCACAACCTCGAGGTAGTGGCACCGAAGTCGATACCTTCGCAAAACCAAGGCCACTAAGCATTCAGGAAATTCCTCAAGTTATCAACGACTTCAGACTTGCTGCTAGAAATGCTATTCGAGCTG GTTTTGATGGAGTGGAGATCCATGGGGCTCACGGCTACCTACTTGAGCAGTTTATGAAAGACAAAGTGAATGACCGAACAGATGAATACGGTGGATCCCTTGAGAACCGTTGTCGATTTCCATTAGAAGTTGTTGAGGCAGTTGTGAATGAGGTAGGAGCTGAAAGAGTTGGAATCAGACTATCACCTTATGCAGAGTATGTAGATTGTGGAGATTCCAACCCTGAAGCATTGGGGCTTTACATGGTTAATGCACTCAACAAATATGGTATTCTCTACTGTCACATGGTTGAACCGAGAATGATAACCGCTGGAGAAAAAGGTGAATGCCCTCACAGTTTGGTGCCAATGAGAAAGGCCTTCAATGGCACTTTCATTGTTGCTGGAGGGTATGACAGAGAGGATGGGATCAAAGCCATAGCTGAAGACAGGGCAGATCTTGTTGCTTATGGTCGTTGGTTCTTGTCTAATCCGGATTTGCCAGAGAGATTCGCACTTAATGCACCTCTCAACGAGTATAACCGCCAAACGTTCTATACATCTGATCCTGTTATTGGTTATACCGACTATCCATTTCTTGATGATAGATGCTGCTGCTTCCCCTAT GTTTGGAGAATGTCTGGTGAACAAGTCACTGAAAGTGGGTGGGTAAGGCCCGTAAGGGACTGGTCAAACTTAAACCTCTCAAATCTCATTGAAAGCATAGACTTCAACATTTTCGGCCCATGGCCCAAAATAATCAGGAGTATCCACGTATTAGCGAGTCCATTTGAGAATTAG